Proteins found in one Candidatus Methylomirabilota bacterium genomic segment:
- a CDS encoding NTP transferase domain-containing protein yields MNCLIIAAGRGRRFFSQTDPKPLIPLLGLPLVERVILTANSAGLNDFFVVSGYNGERVRHALDRMASSRNVRISHLINEDWEKENGFSVLKAKTVLNDNFILIMADHILDESILLSLKNRSIGEDEVILAVDYNIHGNKFVDPHDVTKVLVEDGLILDIGKDIKKYNAYDTGVFLCSPAIFPAIEESVHRGLGSLSGGIRVLAQKGKAKAADIQDAFWIDVDDDMSLRKAEGQLLATLDKPSDGVISRYVNRPLSTRITKHLLKTTITPNRVSFFSFVLSMLGAVFFLFAGYIPLLIGATLAQLASVIDGCDGEIARLKSRMTEFGGWFDAVLDRYADGFLLLGLTYHVYSPNKDFLIIAIGFLAILGTFMNSYTADKYDQFMQRKLGRGEHYFRMGRDARMFLIFLGGLVNQPLSILVLIALFMNTENIRRMLVLYKSES; encoded by the coding sequence ATGAACTGCCTCATCATCGCTGCAGGACGGGGGAGACGGTTTTTCTCGCAAACGGACCCCAAGCCGCTTATTCCACTGTTGGGATTGCCCCTAGTCGAACGGGTCATTCTCACCGCAAACAGTGCCGGGCTGAATGACTTCTTTGTGGTCAGCGGGTACAATGGCGAAAGAGTCCGTCACGCCTTGGACCGCATGGCTTCTTCCCGAAACGTAAGAATCAGCCATCTAATCAACGAAGACTGGGAGAAGGAAAACGGTTTCTCCGTTCTCAAGGCAAAGACGGTCCTGAATGACAATTTTATCCTCATAATGGCGGACCACATCCTCGATGAATCAATCCTACTGTCCCTTAAGAATCGATCCATCGGCGAAGATGAGGTCATCCTGGCCGTTGATTACAACATCCATGGAAACAAGTTTGTGGATCCCCATGATGTAACGAAGGTGCTGGTTGAGGACGGCCTCATCCTGGATATCGGCAAGGACATCAAGAAGTATAACGCGTACGATACCGGGGTTTTTCTGTGTTCACCCGCCATATTTCCTGCCATTGAAGAAAGTGTGCATCGTGGTCTTGGCTCACTGTCCGGGGGAATTCGGGTACTGGCTCAAAAAGGGAAGGCCAAAGCGGCTGACATTCAGGATGCGTTCTGGATTGATGTGGATGATGACATGTCGCTCAGGAAGGCCGAAGGTCAACTCTTAGCCACGTTGGACAAGCCTTCTGACGGCGTGATCTCACGATACGTCAACAGACCCCTCTCGACCAGAATCACTAAACATCTCTTAAAAACCACGATTACCCCCAACCGTGTCTCCTTCTTTTCATTTGTCCTCTCGATGCTTGGCGCGGTTTTCTTCCTTTTCGCAGGATATATTCCGCTCCTCATTGGCGCCACACTGGCACAACTTGCCTCGGTCATTGATGGTTGTGATGGGGAGATCGCCAGACTAAAATCCCGAATGACGGAATTTGGTGGGTGGTTTGATGCCGTCCTCGATCGCTATGCTGATGGATTTCTCCTCCTCGGCTTGACGTATCATGTCTACTCTCCGAATAAGGATTTTCTGATAATCGCTATCGGCTTTCTGGCAATTCTCGGGACATTCATGAACAGCTATACCGCCGACAAGTATGACCAATTCATGCAAAGAAAACTTGGTCGGGGAGAGCATTATTTTCGAATGGGCCGTGATGCCAGAATGTTTCTCATCTTTCTTGGAGGTTTGGTGAATCAGCCCCTTTCGATCTTGGTTCTTATTGCTCTGTTTATGAACACAGAAAATATCAGGAGGATGCTCGTTCTATACAAAAGCGAATCGTGA
- a CDS encoding alanine--glyoxylate aminotransferase family protein yields the protein MKKPHLFAPGPTPVLPDAVLAMARPIPHHRAPEFEALLAEVREGLKHLFQTTEEVLLFAATGTGGMEAAVANTLSPGDTALVIRGGKFGERWGEICQAYAINFTPIDIPYGKAVDPGLVAAALEKDPKISAVFSTHSETSTGVLHDIQAIAQIVRKTPTVLVVDAISSLGVVDLPMDAWGADVVVAGSQKALMLPPGLTLVGVSRKAWDVVERSRLPKYYFDFRAERKTLVKNQAHFTPAISLVIGLQETLRMIRSEGLQDVFRRHERLAAAMRAGVTALGLELFAERPSPAVTAIKAPQGIDGTAIVKTLREKHGVTIAGGQGSMKGKIFRLATMGYADTSDVVVALSALELTLSELGYPSKPGEGIRAAQEVLRHSEG from the coding sequence ATGAAAAAACCGCATCTTTTTGCCCCCGGCCCGACACCCGTCCTTCCCGACGCCGTGTTGGCGATGGCCCGTCCCATTCCCCACCATCGGGCTCCGGAGTTTGAAGCTCTCCTTGCCGAAGTGCGGGAAGGCCTCAAGCACCTGTTCCAGACGACAGAGGAGGTCCTCCTCTTCGCCGCGACGGGGACCGGAGGGATGGAGGCGGCGGTGGCAAACACGCTGTCGCCAGGCGACACGGCGCTGGTCATCCGAGGAGGGAAGTTTGGCGAGCGATGGGGAGAGATTTGTCAGGCCTACGCCATCAACTTCACCCCGATTGACATTCCTTACGGGAAAGCGGTAGATCCGGGCCTCGTCGCCGCCGCGCTCGAGAAGGACCCCAAGATTTCTGCCGTGTTCAGCACCCATAGCGAAACCTCGACGGGTGTCCTCCACGACATCCAGGCCATCGCCCAGATCGTCCGAAAGACCCCCACCGTCTTGGTGGTCGATGCGATTAGCAGCCTGGGGGTGGTGGACCTTCCGATGGATGCTTGGGGTGCGGACGTCGTGGTCGCCGGTTCCCAGAAGGCCCTCATGCTGCCTCCCGGCCTTACCCTGGTGGGGGTAAGCCGAAAGGCGTGGGACGTGGTGGAGCGGTCTCGACTCCCCAAGTACTATTTTGACTTCCGCGCAGAGCGGAAGACCCTGGTCAAAAACCAAGCCCACTTTACTCCGGCCATCTCGTTGGTCATCGGGCTTCAGGAGACCCTCAGGATGATCCGGAGCGAAGGGCTTCAAGACGTCTTTCGCCGACACGAGCGACTCGCGGCCGCCATGCGCGCGGGGGTCACGGCCCTTGGCCTGGAACTCTTTGCGGAACGACCGAGCCCGGCGGTGACCGCCATCAAGGCCCCGCAAGGCATCGATGGTACAGCGATCGTGAAGACGCTCCGCGAGAAGCATGGGGTGACCATCGCCGGAGGTCAGGGATCGATGAAGGGAAAAATCTTTCGATTGGCCACCATGGGGTACGCCGACACCTCCGATGTGGTCGTCGCGCTCTCCGCGCTGGAACTCACGCTTTCGGAGCTGGGGTACCCGAGCAAACCGGGCGAGGGAATCCGGGCTGCCCAGGAAGTCCTCAGGCATTCGGAAGGATAA
- a CDS encoding isoprenylcysteine carboxylmethyltransferase family protein, with the protein MGGEGGWKGVVEPDINPVGRSGISVPPPVIYLVALLVGLGLDHLWPTAPFSARWGYVAGAVLIILPIVIMPPVLIRFRRAGTPFVVWKTASALITDGPYRFSRNPTYVSLTLLYVGLGVVLNTVWVLLLVIPVLLVMHFGVVLREERHLGAAFGEEYVRYKSAVRRWL; encoded by the coding sequence GTGGGAGGCGAGGGAGGCTGGAAGGGGGTTGTGGAGCCAGACATCAATCCAGTAGGGAGAAGCGGAATATCCGTCCCACCGCCGGTCATCTACCTAGTGGCGCTGTTGGTCGGGCTCGGGCTCGACCATCTTTGGCCTACCGCGCCTTTCTCAGCGCGATGGGGCTATGTCGCTGGAGCAGTCCTAATAATTTTGCCCATTGTGATAATGCCACCCGTTCTGATTCGGTTTCGGCGAGCGGGCACGCCGTTCGTTGTGTGGAAAACGGCTTCCGCCCTGATTACGGACGGCCCTTACCGGTTCTCCCGCAATCCAACGTATGTGTCATTGACGCTCCTCTACGTCGGTCTGGGTGTTGTTCTGAACACCGTTTGGGTGCTGCTTTTGGTGATTCCAGTGCTGTTGGTTATGCACTTTGGAGTGGTACTTAGAGAAGAGCGTCACCTGGGAGCCGCATTCGGTGAAGAGTACGTTCGGTACAAGTCGGCTGTCCGTCGCTGGTTGTAA
- a CDS encoding helix-turn-helix domain-containing protein: protein MRKRQVTKAAPYAYTESGLDNVVLSGITVYVCPYCQAEVPVIPRIGQLHRVIADTLLHKPELLTGQELRFLRKHAGLPAQKFADLLEVRPEHLSRIENGHTKALGKPTDRLARALVLAASSREDVRGVLLRMAEELGRRRRMRKAKRPVFTLVKNQWRLAA, encoded by the coding sequence ATGCGCAAGCGCCAGGTGACAAAGGCCGCGCCGTATGCGTATACGGAAAGCGGGCTGGACAACGTCGTGTTGTCCGGCATCACGGTCTACGTGTGCCCGTACTGCCAGGCCGAGGTGCCCGTCATCCCCCGGATCGGGCAGCTCCATCGGGTGATCGCGGACACCCTGCTACACAAACCGGAACTGCTGACCGGGCAGGAGCTCCGGTTCCTTCGGAAGCATGCGGGCCTCCCCGCGCAGAAATTCGCGGATCTGCTTGAGGTCAGGCCGGAACACCTCTCCCGGATCGAGAATGGCCACACGAAGGCGCTCGGCAAGCCGACAGACCGCCTGGCGCGTGCGCTGGTGTTGGCAGCGAGCAGCCGGGAGGATGTACGGGGCGTGCTCCTGCGCATGGCCGAGGAGCTCGGGCGGCGTCGGCGCATGCGGAAGGCGAAGCGGCCGGTATTCACCTTGGTCAAGAACCAATGGCGGCTGGCAGCGTAA
- a CDS encoding adenylosuccinate synthase: protein MANVIVVGTQWGDEGKGKIVDTISESFDAVARYQGGNNAGHTVVVGREKVVLHLVPSGILRKGKPCILGNGVVVDLPGLTHELNQLRRLAVDPEGHLFIGKNAHLVLPYHKILDREQEQNTARPIGTTGRGIGPAYSDKAARVGIRIGDLLDPPLFRDRLCANLSEKKAHAPKESALHTLDPETIFDEQMVHFAEVQPFLVDASAVLNGMIEEGKNILFEGAQGTLLDVDLGTYPYVTSSSATAGGACIGTGVGPSRIDGVLGVMKVYTTRVGEGPFPTELGDRTGEELRKRGEEFGATTGRPRRCGWLDATSLRYAIRVNGITTLALTKLDVLDSFPVVQICLAYRYRGQTLEGFPNETDILQKCQPLYEEIEGWQESTLGRQSIGELPKKCRAFLDRLETMLGIDISLISTGPERDQTILLPTPSFKQWGLV from the coding sequence ATGGCCAACGTGATCGTGGTGGGCACCCAGTGGGGCGACGAGGGGAAGGGAAAGATTGTTGACACCATCAGCGAATCTTTCGACGCCGTGGCCCGCTATCAGGGGGGAAACAATGCGGGACACACGGTGGTCGTGGGGAGGGAGAAGGTGGTCCTGCACCTGGTTCCCTCCGGAATCCTCCGGAAAGGGAAACCGTGCATCCTAGGAAACGGGGTGGTAGTCGATCTTCCGGGGCTCACCCACGAACTCAACCAGCTCCGCCGCCTGGCCGTGGATCCGGAGGGGCATCTCTTCATCGGAAAAAATGCCCACCTGGTTCTCCCGTATCACAAGATTCTGGACAGGGAGCAGGAGCAAAATACCGCCCGACCCATCGGGACCACCGGACGCGGGATCGGTCCGGCGTACTCCGATAAGGCGGCCAGAGTGGGAATCCGAATCGGGGATCTCCTCGATCCGCCCCTCTTCCGAGATCGACTGTGCGCCAACTTGTCCGAGAAGAAGGCCCATGCCCCGAAGGAAAGCGCCCTCCACACCCTCGACCCCGAGACCATCTTTGACGAACAGATGGTCCACTTCGCCGAGGTCCAGCCCTTTCTCGTAGATGCCTCGGCGGTCCTGAACGGGATGATTGAAGAGGGCAAGAATATTCTTTTCGAGGGAGCGCAGGGGACACTCCTGGATGTAGATCTGGGAACGTATCCGTATGTCACCTCAAGCAGTGCAACAGCTGGAGGCGCCTGCATTGGAACCGGGGTCGGACCGTCCCGGATTGACGGAGTCTTGGGTGTCATGAAGGTCTATACGACGCGGGTGGGAGAGGGTCCATTTCCCACGGAGCTCGGGGATCGTACCGGCGAGGAGCTTCGTAAGCGCGGAGAAGAGTTTGGGGCCACCACGGGGAGGCCCAGGCGATGCGGGTGGCTCGACGCAACCTCCCTCCGATATGCCATCCGGGTAAACGGTATAACCACTCTGGCACTCACGAAGCTGGATGTCCTAGACTCCTTCCCGGTGGTTCAGATTTGTCTGGCGTATCGGTACCGTGGACAAACCCTGGAGGGATTTCCCAACGAGACCGACATCCTCCAGAAATGCCAGCCGCTTTATGAGGAGATAGAGGGATGGCAAGAGAGCACGCTGGGGCGCCAGTCCATTGGGGAACTCCCGAAAAAGTGTCGGGCATTCTTGGATCGCTTGGAAACCATGCTCGGCATTGACATCTCGCTCATCTCCACGGGTCCCGAGCGGGACCAGACCATTCTTCTGCCGACCCCATCCTTCAAGCAGTGGGGCCTCGTCTAG
- a CDS encoding DUF4258 domain-containing protein — protein MGKIIPLRNPGNYRRAHQRIRALWEEREVINHAKRRMQERGFDMTDIEHAIRYGRVTDHSKPHAWWRYVLDVRSVDGRPMRVVVEIDGRLIIVTVVRR, from the coding sequence ATGGGAAAAATCATCCCGCTACGCAATCCCGGGAATTATCGGCGTGCGCACCAACGTATCAGGGCCTTGTGGGAAGAACGCGAGGTGATCAACCATGCCAAGCGTCGGATGCAGGAACGCGGATTCGACATGACGGACATCGAGCACGCCATCCGCTATGGCCGCGTCACCGACCATAGTAAGCCCCACGCCTGGTGGCGGTACGTCCTGGATGTCAGGTCCGTGGACGGGAGGCCGATGCGGGTGGTGGTGGAGATCGACGGGCGCCTCATCATCGTAACCGTAGTCCGGAGGTAG
- a CDS encoding TlpA disulfide reductase family protein, which translates to MVDKPAPDFSLTLFSGEKVELKDFRGKVVVLNFWHSAUPACQRESPVLIKAYEMFKDRGARFLGVNVPWDNEGNARKFAEDRKVPYAVGHDKGSRITTLYRVDATPITFIVYPDGNVAALVRGRMHLDELTAVLEQLSDNK; encoded by the coding sequence ATGGTAGATAAACCAGCCCCCGATTTCAGTCTGACCCTTTTCTCGGGCGAAAAAGTCGAACTCAAAGACTTCCGGGGGAAGGTCGTGGTTTTGAACTTCTGGCACTCCGCGTGACCAGCCTGCCAGCGGGAGTCTCCCGTTCTGATTAAGGCTTACGAGATGTTCAAGGACCGGGGAGCAAGGTTCCTTGGGGTCAATGTTCCTTGGGACAATGAGGGGAACGCTCGGAAATTTGCAGAGGATCGAAAGGTCCCCTATGCGGTGGGGCATGATAAGGGGAGTCGCATTACCACGCTTTACCGTGTGGACGCGACGCCGATCACTTTTATCGTTTACCCGGATGGAAACGTTGCTGCCTTGGTCCGGGGAAGAATGCACCTCGATGAATTGACCGCGGTGCTTGAGCAACTCTCGGACAACAAATGA
- a CDS encoding PilZ domain-containing protein, producing the protein MNNPTYTRRSPRVSCDIPMEYQVQDDRPQEGRITKLGTVGTLLTTQESVPLGAELVLRFYLPLSNRPVRIACTVKWVDDCSVGVEFSHLNLQEQEEIWRFHARESARQQELGG; encoded by the coding sequence ATGAATAACCCGACTTATACGCGACGTTCCCCCCGTGTTTCCTGCGACATCCCCATGGAGTACCAAGTCCAGGACGACCGCCCCCAGGAGGGACGGATCACCAAGCTCGGAACCGTGGGGACGCTCCTCACCACGCAGGAGTCGGTCCCGCTCGGGGCCGAGCTGGTCCTACGCTTCTACCTCCCTCTCAGCAACCGGCCCGTCCGGATCGCCTGCACGGTGAAGTGGGTGGATGATTGCTCGGTCGGGGTGGAGTTCTCTCACCTGAATCTCCAGGAACAGGAAGAGATCTGGAGGTTCCACGCGAGAGAGTCGGCGCGGCAGCAGGAGCTGGGCGGCTAG
- the hisZ gene encoding ATP phosphoribosyltransferase regulatory subunit: MIPTAIPKGVRGLSPPEAARLRWVEKTLLTVFHRWGFREILTPTFEYLEVFAHGTGDGDQGKTFKFVDRQTGLLLALRSDLTPQVARMVAATMQHDPLPLRLAYSASVFRHEEPQGGRHREFFQAGVELIGLDRPEADAEIISMAVEGCQEVGIPRFQIDVGQVEYLRGMLNALNPSPELRRKILSALRRKDAVELELTLSPLPVEDKLKEGILNLTTLYGGEAVLEKAKAWAVTEQSRLALENLIQVYKILKTYGLAEHIIIDLGETYAFDYHTGVVFQVFTEGLGSPIGGGGRYDNLIGHFGYPCPAIGFAFEMEKVLAALEVEGILPADQGPDFLIIDFNPDKHQALHLAQTLRSKGYAVARDIIQRDQAGSLDYARVNAIPRVIILGLEGIPRNELNLRDLMTGTETTLPFAEFCQHVKDGTLQWPT; the protein is encoded by the coding sequence GTGATCCCCACCGCCATTCCTAAAGGGGTTCGGGGCCTCTCCCCGCCCGAGGCGGCCCGCCTCAGGTGGGTAGAGAAGACGCTCCTGACTGTTTTTCATCGCTGGGGGTTTCGCGAAATTCTAACCCCCACCTTTGAATACCTAGAGGTCTTCGCCCACGGGACGGGGGACGGCGACCAGGGAAAAACCTTCAAGTTCGTGGACCGACAGACCGGTCTCCTCCTGGCACTGCGATCTGATCTGACCCCCCAGGTCGCACGGATGGTGGCTGCGACGATGCAACATGACCCTCTCCCCCTTCGCTTGGCCTACTCTGCCTCTGTCTTCCGCCATGAGGAACCCCAGGGAGGACGGCACCGGGAGTTCTTTCAGGCCGGGGTAGAGCTCATCGGCCTCGATCGGCCCGAGGCGGATGCCGAGATAATTTCCATGGCAGTCGAGGGATGCCAGGAAGTCGGGATCCCCCGCTTTCAGATCGACGTCGGACAAGTGGAGTATCTCCGAGGAATGCTAAACGCGCTGAACCCGTCCCCCGAGCTTCGTCGAAAGATCCTCTCGGCCCTCCGACGGAAGGACGCCGTGGAACTCGAACTCACTTTGAGTCCCCTTCCTGTCGAGGACAAACTGAAAGAGGGGATACTGAACCTGACCACTCTCTACGGTGGCGAAGCAGTGCTGGAAAAGGCGAAGGCCTGGGCGGTCACAGAGCAGTCCCGACTTGCCCTTGAAAACCTCATACAGGTCTACAAGATCCTCAAGACATACGGCCTGGCCGAGCACATCATTATTGACCTCGGAGAGACGTACGCTTTTGACTACCACACCGGTGTCGTCTTCCAAGTCTTCACCGAGGGCTTGGGCTCCCCCATCGGGGGTGGTGGCCGGTACGACAACCTGATTGGCCACTTCGGCTATCCTTGCCCCGCCATCGGATTTGCCTTCGAGATGGAGAAGGTTCTGGCCGCACTCGAGGTGGAGGGTATCCTTCCGGCAGATCAAGGCCCGGACTTCCTCATAATCGACTTTAATCCGGACAAGCATCAGGCTCTTCACCTGGCCCAGACCCTGCGGAGTAAGGGCTATGCTGTCGCAAGGGACATCATCCAGCGCGACCAAGCGGGGTCACTTGATTACGCTCGGGTGAATGCAATCCCCCGAGTAATCATCCTAGGGCTCGAAGGAATTCCCCGGAACGAACTCAATCTGCGCGATCTCATGACGGGGACCGAAACAACCCTCCCCTTTGCAGAGTTTTGCCAACACGTCAAAGATGGGACTCTCCAATGGCCAACGTGA
- a CDS encoding redoxin domain-containing protein has translation MKNIRGGVGVGRSLVSCLIVAGLLWVGVPVALAQSPSGPVRLPPGLVKMVDKPAPDFSLTLFSGEKVELKDFRGKVVVLNFWHSA, from the coding sequence ATGAAAAACATCAGAGGCGGTGTGGGCGTGGGAAGGTCCCTCGTATCATGTCTGATCGTGGCAGGCCTCTTGTGGGTGGGAGTCCCGGTTGCCCTGGCACAATCTCCTTCCGGTCCTGTGCGGCTGCCTCCCGGTCTTGTGAAAATGGTAGATAAACCAGCCCCCGATTTCAGTCTGACCCTTTTCTCGGGCGAAAAAGTCGAACTCAAAGACTTCCGGGGGAAGGTCGTGGTTTTGAACTTCTGGCACTCCGCGTGA
- the serA gene encoding phosphoglycerate dehydrogenase, with translation MRVLVTDDLSPRGVEVLRQIPDIQVDVRPKTKPEDLVQIIEQYDALIVRSATKVTADAIQAGKQLKVIGRAGVGVDNVDVEVATAQGIVVMNTPTGNTITTAEHTMSLLLALAKNVPQAVDSLKGGQWAKGKFLNIELYNKTLGIIGLGRIGSEVAKRAKGFAMRVIAYDPFISAEVASRIGVELTDPEEVYRQADFITLHVPFGPDTSHMINRETISQMKPGVRIVNCARGGIVEEKALYDAMVTGHVAGAAFDVFEDEPATTSPLLSLENFIGTPHLGAATAEAQENVAVAIAQQVADYLTRGIILNSVNTPSIEPELLAKIQPYLTLAEKLGRLDSQLAEGRFQEIRIDYTGEVASYDTSPLTAVVVKGVLDSITSGAINMVNALPFARQRGIRVVESKSSQEEDYTSLISVVIQTDRGQCVVAGTLFSRREPRVVRIDEFSLEAVPEGHLLVFSNLDVPGVIGKIGTLLGQNGVNIAGMNLGREKPGGQALSVVNVDSPIPTPVLDEIRRMPNIVYAKVVKV, from the coding sequence ATGCGAGTTTTGGTCACCGATGATCTGTCTCCGCGAGGCGTCGAGGTACTCCGGCAGATTCCGGACATTCAGGTAGACGTCAGACCAAAGACGAAACCTGAAGACCTTGTCCAGATCATCGAGCAATACGACGCCCTGATCGTCCGAAGCGCCACAAAGGTGACCGCCGATGCGATTCAGGCAGGGAAGCAACTCAAAGTGATTGGCCGGGCGGGAGTTGGGGTAGATAACGTCGATGTGGAGGTGGCGACCGCCCAGGGGATCGTTGTGATGAACACCCCCACGGGCAACACCATCACCACTGCCGAGCACACCATGTCCCTCCTCTTGGCCCTCGCTAAGAATGTTCCCCAGGCAGTGGACTCCCTGAAGGGGGGACAGTGGGCGAAGGGAAAGTTTCTGAACATTGAGCTCTACAACAAGACCTTGGGAATCATCGGACTTGGGCGAATCGGTTCCGAGGTTGCCAAACGGGCCAAGGGCTTTGCCATGCGTGTCATTGCCTACGATCCCTTCATCTCGGCCGAGGTGGCCAGCCGCATCGGCGTGGAACTGACCGACCCGGAAGAGGTTTACCGGCAAGCGGACTTCATCACCCTCCACGTGCCTTTCGGCCCTGACACCTCTCACATGATTAACCGCGAGACCATCAGCCAGATGAAACCGGGCGTGCGAATCGTGAATTGCGCCCGGGGGGGTATCGTGGAAGAGAAGGCCCTCTACGACGCCATGGTGACCGGACACGTGGCGGGCGCTGCCTTTGATGTGTTTGAGGATGAGCCCGCTACGACCAGTCCGTTGCTTTCCCTGGAGAACTTCATCGGCACCCCCCACCTGGGCGCTGCAACCGCTGAAGCCCAGGAAAACGTCGCCGTCGCCATTGCCCAACAGGTGGCGGACTATCTCACCCGGGGGATCATTCTGAACTCGGTGAACACGCCGTCAATCGAGCCAGAACTCTTAGCCAAGATTCAGCCGTATCTCACGTTAGCGGAAAAACTCGGGCGGCTCGACTCGCAGCTCGCCGAGGGTCGGTTCCAGGAGATCCGTATTGACTACACCGGGGAGGTGGCGAGCTACGACACCTCGCCTCTGACGGCGGTGGTGGTGAAGGGGGTGCTTGACTCTATCACTTCTGGGGCCATCAACATGGTTAATGCTCTCCCCTTCGCTCGACAGCGGGGGATCCGCGTGGTGGAGTCAAAAAGCAGCCAGGAAGAGGACTACACCAGCCTCATCTCCGTCGTCATCCAGACCGACCGAGGACAATGCGTCGTCGCCGGAACTTTGTTCAGCCGGCGGGAACCCCGTGTGGTGAGGATTGATGAGTTCTCCCTCGAGGCTGTACCGGAAGGACACCTGCTCGTCTTCTCCAACCTGGATGTCCCGGGCGTGATCGGGAAGATTGGCACCCTCCTCGGTCAAAACGGGGTCAACATCGCCGGCATGAACCTAGGCCGAGAGAAGCCGGGCGGCCAAGCGCTTTCCGTCGTCAACGTGGACAGCCCGATTCCAACGCCCGTCCTCGATGAAATCCGGCGGATGCCCAACATCGTCTATGCCAAGGTGGTAAAGGTCTGA
- a CDS encoding PilZ domain-containing protein, translated as MSSYTHVRDYPRLMVWLPVQCTLLSHGQPTGKMITGKTKSISPGGLGLLLPDTTPLRTSLSIQVCQEEPLPGLVIWRDRPISTDLVTSVPHGVAFDQPVDADRIRRWVLNARKRAHPRVRVQFDVEFTGAGKERHGTCLSQSRGGMFITTMDVPPTPGTVTLLRFKLHDTSHMLLIPAEVAWVRGEASGPSVVTGIGVKFLAVNPEEAVLIGTVVDRLLGEASPSPDSSLPPSP; from the coding sequence GTGTCTTCCTACACACATGTCCGCGATTACCCGCGCCTCATGGTCTGGTTACCCGTTCAGTGCACTCTTCTAAGCCACGGGCAGCCCACGGGGAAGATGATCACCGGCAAGACCAAGTCCATCAGTCCCGGTGGACTGGGACTTCTGCTTCCCGATACGACCCCCCTCAGGACCTCACTATCGATCCAGGTCTGTCAGGAGGAACCGCTGCCCGGGCTTGTTATCTGGCGTGACAGGCCCATCTCAACTGATTTGGTAACTAGCGTCCCCCATGGTGTCGCTTTTGATCAGCCGGTCGACGCAGACCGGATACGGCGATGGGTGCTCAACGCAAGAAAACGAGCCCATCCCCGAGTCCGAGTCCAGTTCGATGTGGAGTTCACCGGGGCGGGAAAGGAGCGACATGGCACTTGCCTGAGTCAGAGCAGGGGCGGGATGTTTATCACCACTATGGATGTTCCGCCCACACCAGGGACTGTCACCTTGCTCCGTTTTAAGCTGCACGATACTTCCCACATGCTGTTGATCCCTGCCGAAGTGGCCTGGGTGCGCGGGGAGGCAAGCGGGCCGAGTGTTGTCACGGGCATAGGAGTGAAGTTCCTCGCAGTCAACCCGGAGGAGGCTGTCTTGATCGGCACCGTCGTCGATCGGCTTCTCGGGGAGGCTTCCCCCTCGCCGGATTCCTCCCTTCCGCCGTCACCATGA